One Desulfovibrio fairfieldensis genomic window carries:
- a CDS encoding bile acid:sodium symporter family protein, which translates to MPRLAHRFSALVTRFMGAIIIACSALALWRPGLFAWVAPHVAPLLGVIMFGMGMTLRWEDFSHVFLRPRDIVLGLAAQFGCMPLLAFLLCRLFRLPPDLAMGVILVGAAPGGTASNVLTFIARGDVPYSVALTAVATFLSLGLMPLLTWLLGGVWVPVDVWGLFLSIVNIVLLPVLLGLTAHRFCRPLTQKALPFLPLLSSLVITLVVAGIIAVNAERILHAEASVFLVVIVHNLLGLALGYILARAWNLGESRGRALCLEVGTQNSGLATALALTHFSPTSAIAGALFSVWQNISGALLSNYFHTRPLGAATTKEQA; encoded by the coding sequence TTGCCGCGCCTCGCACACAGGTTCAGCGCCCTTGTCACCCGTTTCATGGGCGCCATCATCATCGCCTGCTCGGCCCTGGCCCTCTGGAGGCCCGGACTGTTCGCCTGGGTGGCCCCACATGTGGCCCCGCTGCTGGGGGTGATCATGTTCGGCATGGGCATGACCTTGCGCTGGGAAGATTTCAGCCATGTTTTTCTACGGCCGCGCGACATTGTTCTGGGTCTCGCGGCCCAGTTCGGCTGCATGCCTCTGCTGGCCTTTCTGCTCTGCCGCCTCTTCCGCTTGCCGCCGGATCTGGCCATGGGCGTCATTCTGGTGGGCGCCGCGCCGGGCGGCACGGCCTCCAATGTACTGACCTTCATCGCCCGCGGCGACGTGCCCTATTCCGTGGCGCTCACCGCCGTAGCCACCTTCCTGTCTCTGGGCCTCATGCCGCTGCTGACCTGGCTGCTGGGCGGCGTCTGGGTGCCGGTGGATGTGTGGGGACTGTTTCTTTCCATCGTCAATATCGTTTTGCTGCCGGTGCTGCTGGGCCTGACCGCCCACCGTTTCTGCCGCCCCCTGACGCAAAAGGCTCTGCCCTTCCTGCCCCTGCTCTCGTCCCTGGTCATCACCCTGGTGGTGGCCGGGATCATCGCCGTCAACGCGGAGCGCATCCTGCACGCCGAAGCCTCCGTGTTTCTGGTGGTTATTGTTCATAATCTGCTGGGCCTGGCCCTGGGCTACATCCTGGCCCGCGCCTGGAACCTAGGCGAAAGCCGCGGCCGGGCCCTCTGCCTGGAAGTGGGCACACAGAATTCAGGTCTGGCCACGGCGCTGGCCCTGACGCATTTTTCACCGACCTCGGCCATTGCCGGAGCCCTGTTCAGCGTCTGGCAGAACATTTCCGGGGCGCTGCTTTCCAACTATTTTCACACCCGCCCGCTCGGCGCGGCAACAACAAAGGAGCAGGCATGA
- a CDS encoding metallophosphoesterase yields MLHILATSLSLYVIVRLILPLRLPLWLKLVLSLLVVLVALKLYFFRMAFGTMMPELPRWLTAATGVLHGSLILLIILCALRDALLLALWMARKALPHVPTLPFSNGEWASALLALSLLLSAVAVWQALRVPDIHKLSLTLPRLPQTLNGLRIVQLSDPHISSGFPRDWVQAVVDKTNALKPDLIVITGDLADGPPAWRSGDLAPLADLRAPLGVFSCTGNHEYYWGYQGWMTKSREQGIRPLENAHVVLETRGQKLVLAGVTDQAAPAFGLPGPDMRRALEGAPRNAARIMLAHRPRLVEQSAQENVDLQLSGHTHGGQLFGVNQIVGWFNDGFLAGTYHAGRTLLYVSPGSGLWTGFPLRLFVPSEITEITLRSGKNG; encoded by the coding sequence ATGCTGCATATCCTCGCCACCAGCCTCTCGCTTTACGTCATTGTCCGCCTGATTCTGCCGCTGCGCCTGCCGCTCTGGCTCAAGCTCGTTCTCAGCCTGCTGGTGGTGCTTGTCGCGCTGAAGCTCTACTTTTTCCGCATGGCCTTCGGCACCATGATGCCGGAGCTGCCGCGCTGGCTGACGGCCGCCACGGGCGTGCTGCACGGCTCGCTGATCCTGCTGATCATCCTCTGCGCATTGCGCGACGCCCTGCTGCTGGCCCTGTGGATGGCGCGCAAAGCTCTGCCGCATGTGCCGACGCTGCCGTTTTCCAACGGTGAATGGGCCTCGGCTCTGCTGGCGCTTTCCCTGCTTCTGAGCGCCGTGGCCGTCTGGCAGGCATTGCGCGTGCCGGACATCCACAAGCTCAGCCTGACCCTGCCCCGGCTGCCGCAAACCCTGAACGGCCTTCGTATCGTCCAGCTTTCGGATCCGCACATCAGTTCCGGATTTCCACGGGACTGGGTCCAAGCCGTGGTGGACAAAACCAACGCGCTCAAGCCGGATCTGATCGTGATCACCGGCGATCTGGCCGACGGCCCGCCCGCCTGGCGAAGCGGTGATCTCGCACCGCTGGCGGACTTGCGCGCGCCGCTGGGCGTGTTTTCCTGTACGGGCAATCATGAATATTACTGGGGCTACCAAGGCTGGATGACGAAAAGCCGCGAGCAGGGCATCAGGCCCCTGGAGAATGCCCATGTGGTTCTGGAAACTCGGGGCCAAAAGTTGGTGCTGGCGGGCGTCACCGACCAGGCCGCCCCGGCCTTCGGCCTCCCCGGCCCGGACATGCGGCGGGCCCTGGAAGGCGCGCCCCGAAACGCCGCGCGCATCATGCTGGCCCACCGGCCCCGCCTGGTGGAGCAGAGCGCTCAGGAAAACGTGGATCTTCAGCTTTCCGGCCATACCCACGGCGGGCAGTTATTCGGGGTCAACCAAATTGTCGGCTGGTTCAACGACGGCTTTCTCGCGGGAACCTATCATGCGGGACGCACTTTGCTGTATGTGAGCCCCGGCAGCGGCCTGTGGACGGGCTTTCCCCTGCGCCTGTTCGTGCCCTCGGAAATCACGGAAATCACGCTGCGCAGCGGAAAGAACGGATAA
- the ettA gene encoding energy-dependent translational throttle protein EttA: MSNEPDKIIYSMIRVSKRHGQKEVLKDISLSYFYGAKIGVLGLNGAGKSSLLKILAGVDQAFDGKTVLAPGYTIGYLEQEPLAGETRTVREVVEEGVSDLAAIAREFEEINAKFAEPMEPEEMDALIARQAEVQEQMDAKGVWDLESRLEMAMDALRCPPGDMPVEQISGGERRRVALCRLLLQNPDILLLDEPTNHLDAESVAWLERYLSTFPGTVIAVTHDRYFLDNVAGWILELDRGRGIPWKGNYSSWLEQKQKRLAGEEKTEAERQKTLSRELEWIRMSPKGRHAKGKARINAYEAMLSHESEKRAPDLEIYIPPGPRLGKSVIELKDVSKSMGDRLLMDKAEALIPAGAIVGIIGPNGAGKTTLFKMLVGQEKPDSGSLSVGETVEFAYVDQGRESLTPGKTVYELISDGQETIRLGGREVNARAYCTRFNFHGADQQKKVDMLSGGERNRLHLARMLKSGANVLLLDEPTNDIDVNTMRALEDALDNFAGCVLVISHDRWFLDRVATHIMAFEGDSSVAFFEGNFTEYEEDRKKRLGKDAETPHRLKFRKLTR, encoded by the coding sequence ATGAGCAACGAACCGGACAAGATTATTTATTCCATGATCCGCGTGTCCAAGCGCCACGGCCAGAAGGAAGTGCTGAAAGACATTTCGCTTTCCTATTTTTACGGGGCCAAGATCGGCGTGCTGGGCCTCAACGGCGCGGGCAAGTCCAGCCTGTTGAAAATTCTGGCCGGTGTGGACCAGGCCTTTGACGGCAAAACCGTGCTGGCCCCCGGCTATACCATCGGTTATCTGGAGCAGGAGCCCCTGGCCGGTGAAACGCGCACTGTGCGCGAAGTGGTGGAGGAGGGCGTCAGCGACCTCGCGGCCATCGCCAGGGAGTTTGAGGAAATCAACGCCAAATTCGCCGAGCCCATGGAGCCGGAGGAGATGGACGCCCTCATCGCCAGGCAGGCCGAAGTGCAGGAGCAGATGGACGCCAAGGGCGTCTGGGATCTGGAATCCCGCCTGGAAATGGCCATGGACGCCCTGCGCTGCCCGCCGGGCGACATGCCGGTGGAGCAGATTTCCGGCGGCGAACGCCGCCGCGTGGCCCTTTGCCGCCTGCTGCTCCAGAATCCCGACATTCTGCTCCTGGACGAACCCACCAACCACCTGGACGCCGAGTCCGTGGCCTGGCTGGAGCGCTATTTGTCCACCTTCCCGGGCACGGTCATCGCCGTGACCCACGACCGTTATTTTCTGGACAATGTGGCGGGCTGGATTCTGGAACTGGACCGGGGCCGGGGCATCCCCTGGAAGGGCAATTATTCCTCCTGGCTGGAGCAGAAGCAGAAACGTCTGGCCGGTGAGGAAAAGACCGAGGCCGAGCGCCAGAAAACCCTGTCCCGCGAGTTGGAGTGGATCCGCATGTCGCCCAAGGGCCGTCATGCCAAGGGCAAGGCCAGAATCAACGCCTACGAGGCCATGCTTTCGCATGAGAGCGAAAAGCGCGCCCCTGATCTGGAAATCTACATTCCGCCGGGACCGCGCCTGGGCAAGAGCGTCATCGAGCTCAAGGACGTGAGCAAGAGCATGGGCGACCGGCTGCTCATGGACAAAGCCGAGGCCCTGATTCCGGCGGGCGCCATTGTGGGCATCATCGGCCCCAACGGCGCGGGCAAGACCACCTTGTTCAAGATGCTGGTGGGGCAGGAGAAGCCGGATTCCGGCAGCCTGAGCGTGGGCGAAACCGTGGAGTTCGCCTATGTGGACCAGGGGCGTGAATCGCTTACGCCCGGCAAGACCGTCTATGAGCTGATCAGCGACGGGCAGGAGACCATCCGGCTCGGCGGGCGCGAAGTCAACGCGCGGGCCTATTGCACACGCTTCAATTTTCACGGCGCTGATCAACAGAAAAAGGTGGACATGCTCTCCGGCGGCGAACGCAATCGCCTGCATCTGGCCCGCATGCTCAAGTCCGGGGCCAATGTGCTGCTGCTGGACGAACCCACCAACGACATTGACGTGAACACCATGCGCGCCCTGGAAGACGCCCTGGACAACTTCGCGGGCTGCGTGCTGGTTATCAGCCATGACCGCTGGTTTCTGGACCGTGTGGCGACCCACATCATGGCCTTTGAAGGCGATTCCAGCGTAGCTTTTTTTGAAGGCAATTTCACGGAGTATGAGGAAGACCGCAAAAAGCGCCTGGGCAAGGATGCCGAGACGCCGCATCGACTCAAATTCCGCAAACTGACACGATGA
- the pgl gene encoding 6-phosphogluconolactonase translates to MQGRSRSIHLSVHIHKDPAAMAERAAHILAAACEEAVAERGVFKIALSGGQTPIPLFRLLVASDWADRLPWDKMTFFWVDERCVGPEHPESNYGLARRELLGQVPATHFFRMRGEADPVEAAVKYEQQIRHDFNLGPQELPRFDFMLLGMGEDGHTGSIFPNSPALAEKKRLVIDQYVPERKADRLTLTLPVINNARCCMFLVTGAEKHDVLSRALNLLAEPTLPAQMVRPGIGDLIWVVDEAAATGK, encoded by the coding sequence ATGCAGGGCCGCAGCCGTTCCATCCATCTTTCCGTGCATATTCACAAAGACCCCGCCGCCATGGCCGAGCGAGCCGCCCACATTCTGGCGGCGGCCTGCGAAGAGGCCGTGGCCGAGCGCGGCGTGTTCAAGATCGCCCTTTCCGGCGGCCAGACCCCCATCCCCCTCTTCCGCCTGCTGGTCGCCAGCGACTGGGCCGACCGCCTGCCTTGGGACAAAATGACCTTTTTCTGGGTGGACGAGCGTTGCGTGGGCCCGGAACATCCCGAAAGCAATTACGGCCTGGCCCGGCGCGAACTGCTCGGCCAGGTGCCGGCCACGCACTTTTTCCGCATGCGCGGCGAAGCGGACCCGGTGGAGGCCGCCGTCAAGTATGAACAGCAGATCCGCCATGACTTCAATCTCGGTCCGCAGGAACTGCCGCGTTTTGACTTCATGCTTCTGGGCATGGGCGAGGACGGGCACACCGGCTCCATCTTCCCCAATTCTCCGGCCCTGGCTGAAAAGAAGCGCCTGGTCATCGACCAGTACGTGCCCGAGCGCAAGGCCGACCGCCTGACCCTGACCCTGCCGGTCATCAACAATGCCCGTTGCTGCATGTTTCTGGTCACCGGCGCGGAAAAGCACGACGTGCTCTCCCGCGCCCTCAACCTGCTGGCCGAACCCACCCTGCCCGCCCAGATGGTGCGTCCCGGCATCGGCGATCTGATCTGGGTGGTGGACGAAGCCGCGGCCACCGGCAAATAG
- a CDS encoding aromatic amino acid transporter encodes MNSRFLPILGGTMIVAGTAIGAGMLALPMISAGMWFYWSVGLLLVSWFCMFRSSQAILEVNLHFEPGDSFHTLVRELLGPFWSTLNGLAVAFVLYTLVYAYVSGGGSVVQQSLAPILGSTPPRLLSSLLFALLLTVCVWWSSKMVDRLSVLLMGGMALSFLLSISGMIGHIRLDTLLDAKGGGGRAIFIWGAVSTYLTSFCFHASVPSLVKYLGKEPRTINACLRYGTLIALVCYLSWIVAADGNIPREHFKAVIAAGGNVGDLVAAAGNNLNSVVLRLLEAFSLLAVATSFLGAGLGLFDYMADLCNFDDSRLGRTKTLLITFAPPMLCGLIWPDGFLPAIGWAGLAASIWSVIVPALLLRAGRRRFAAHGYAAPGGALLVPLLLLYGILVAVCHTLFVFKLLPMYQ; translated from the coding sequence ATGAACAGCCGCTTCCTCCCCATTCTGGGCGGCACCATGATTGTGGCCGGTACGGCCATCGGCGCGGGCATGCTGGCCCTGCCCATGATTTCGGCGGGCATGTGGTTTTACTGGTCCGTGGGCCTGCTGCTGGTCTCCTGGTTCTGCATGTTCCGCTCCAGCCAGGCCATTCTGGAAGTCAATCTGCATTTTGAACCCGGAGACAGCTTCCACACCCTGGTGCGTGAGCTGCTGGGCCCGTTCTGGAGCACGCTCAACGGCCTGGCCGTGGCTTTTGTGCTCTACACCCTGGTATACGCCTACGTCAGCGGCGGCGGTTCCGTGGTCCAGCAGAGCCTCGCGCCCATACTGGGCAGCACGCCGCCCCGCCTGCTCTCCAGCCTGCTCTTCGCCCTGTTGCTCACAGTCTGCGTCTGGTGGAGCTCCAAGATGGTGGACCGCCTTTCCGTGCTGCTCATGGGCGGCATGGCCCTGTCCTTTCTGCTCTCCATCAGCGGCATGATCGGCCATATCCGCCTGGACACCCTGCTGGACGCCAAGGGCGGCGGCGGCCGGGCCATCTTCATCTGGGGAGCTGTGTCCACCTATCTGACCTCGTTCTGTTTCCACGCCTCTGTGCCGAGCCTGGTCAAATACCTGGGCAAGGAACCCCGCACCATCAACGCCTGCCTGCGTTACGGCACGCTCATCGCCCTGGTCTGCTATCTTTCCTGGATCGTGGCGGCGGACGGCAACATCCCCCGCGAGCACTTCAAGGCCGTCATCGCCGCCGGGGGCAATGTGGGCGATCTGGTGGCCGCCGCCGGGAACAATCTGAACAGCGTCGTCCTGCGCCTGCTGGAAGCCTTTTCCCTGTTGGCCGTGGCCACGTCCTTTCTGGGCGCGGGCCTGGGCCTTTTTGACTACATGGCGGATCTGTGCAATTTTGACGACAGCCGCCTGGGACGCACCAAAACCCTGTTGATCACCTTTGCGCCGCCCATGCTCTGCGGCCTGATCTGGCCGGACGGCTTTTTGCCGGCCATCGGCTGGGCCGGGCTGGCGGCCTCCATCTGGTCCGTAATCGTGCCCGCCCTGCTCCTGAGGGCCGGGAGACGACGGTTCGCCGCGCACGGCTATGCCGCGCCGGGCGGCGCGCTGCTTGTGCCTCTGCTGCTGTTGTACGGCATTCTTGTGGCCGTCTGTCATACGCTTTTTGTCTTCAAACTCTTACCCATGTATCAGTAA
- a CDS encoding M15 family metallopeptidase — MKNFQAGMAADVRKSARLDKRGRAGSGWRMRCFFLFCCCLFCCAPRAAWGGPPVQEASAEDAVNLYCLRLAYPVVRALEPDGDGGQWLVLADGRRVLYSRARGEGEGREFPADPWDVDVRASMADLYPLEPERPATPEGVAPGRRRSYALLAALYGSDARQVGKGLRTAHVLGQPVRLAATAARALQKVEPRLAESVREQPELRALLKPDGGFLWRRVAGEQRLSPHAYGVALDLSARRAPYWRWSRLRPHPMQQSYPSAIVAAFEAEGFIWGGKWHEYDLMHFEYRPELICKARILRGLEKMNAADATTGGAMMKEGIRP; from the coding sequence ATGAAAAATTTCCAGGCAGGCATGGCCGCTGATGTACGCAAAAGCGCCCGCCTTGACAAGCGCGGGCGGGCCGGGTCAGGCTGGCGCATGCGCTGTTTCTTCCTTTTTTGTTGCTGTCTGTTCTGCTGCGCGCCGCGCGCCGCCTGGGGCGGGCCGCCGGTTCAGGAGGCATCCGCCGAGGATGCGGTCAATCTCTATTGTCTGCGCCTGGCCTACCCGGTTGTGCGCGCCTTGGAGCCTGACGGCGACGGCGGGCAATGGCTGGTGCTGGCCGACGGCCGCCGCGTGCTGTACAGCCGGGCGCGGGGTGAGGGCGAGGGCCGGGAATTTCCGGCGGACCCATGGGATGTGGACGTGCGCGCCAGCATGGCCGATCTCTACCCGCTGGAACCGGAACGCCCGGCCACGCCGGAAGGCGTGGCGCCGGGACGGCGGCGCTCCTATGCTCTGCTGGCGGCTTTATATGGCTCAGACGCCCGACAGGTGGGCAAGGGGCTGCGCACGGCGCATGTGCTGGGGCAGCCTGTCCGTCTGGCGGCAACCGCGGCGCGAGCCCTGCAAAAGGTGGAGCCGCGTCTGGCCGAGTCCGTGCGCGAACAACCGGAACTGCGTGCCCTGCTCAAGCCGGACGGCGGCTTTCTGTGGCGGCGCGTGGCCGGGGAACAGCGTCTGAGCCCGCATGCCTACGGCGTGGCTCTGGATCTGAGCGCCCGGCGCGCGCCTTACTGGCGCTGGAGCCGCCTGCGGCCGCATCCCATGCAGCAGAGTTACCCTTCGGCCATTGTGGCCGCTTTTGAAGCGGAGGGTTTCATCTGGGGCGGCAAATGGCACGAGTATGACCTCATGCATTTTGAATACCGCCCGGAACTGATCTGCAAGGCGCGCATTCTGCGGGGCCTTGAGAAAATGAACGCCGCCGATGCAACAACCGGCGGCGCAATGATGAAAGAGGGAATACGCCCCTGA
- a CDS encoding RidA family protein produces the protein MKKEVVSTDKAPAAVGPYSQAIRAGDMLFLSGQVPLDPATGKLVEGGIEEQAARACKNLAAVLESQGLSLDNVVKTTVFLTDISKFPLVNEVYKQHFKAPCPARSCVEVSALPLGVQVEIEAIAVA, from the coding sequence ATGAAAAAGGAAGTCGTCAGCACCGATAAAGCGCCCGCCGCCGTTGGCCCCTACAGCCAGGCCATTCGCGCGGGGGACATGCTTTTCCTTTCCGGCCAGGTGCCTCTTGATCCGGCCACGGGCAAGCTGGTGGAAGGCGGCATTGAGGAACAGGCCGCGCGAGCCTGCAAAAATCTGGCCGCCGTCCTGGAATCCCAGGGCCTCAGCCTGGACAATGTGGTCAAAACCACGGTCTTCCTCACCGACATCAGCAAATTCCCGCTGGTCAACGAAGTCTACAAGCAACACTTCAAGGCTCCCTGCCCGGCCCGTTCCTGCGTGGAAGTCAGCGCCCTGCCTCTGGGCGTGCAGGTGGAAATTGAAGCCATCGCCGTGGCGTAA
- a CDS encoding class I SAM-dependent methyltransferase, translated as MEKEWSESRAGRFALSLQMRLLQQCLAAWPRRGKSLLEVNCGEGLFLSLLWECGFDVTGTELTPALRTRAAANAPAGTEVEAAADDHLPFEDNAFDWVVLHVTAADGDGLAASAREALRVAARGLTVTFWNAASLPWLCRRLSGHKTVWPEPAYCWWGIWRLLKAFKAGRLTGLSTLAGPIRTWNRQCAAAPCNAWLRGLPVGAWGAIRLDLVPLKPVTPLPLRLGRGRLRRPEPVLECGQKNLVRCHASPVGSA; from the coding sequence ATGGAAAAAGAATGGTCTGAAAGCCGGGCGGGGCGTTTTGCCCTGAGCCTGCAAATGCGCCTGCTGCAACAATGCCTGGCGGCGTGGCCGAGGCGGGGCAAAAGCCTTTTGGAAGTCAACTGCGGCGAAGGCCTGTTCCTGTCCCTGCTCTGGGAATGCGGCTTTGACGTGACCGGCACGGAGCTGACGCCCGCCCTGCGGACGCGGGCCGCGGCCAATGCCCCCGCCGGAACCGAAGTGGAAGCGGCTGCGGATGACCATCTTCCCTTTGAGGACAATGCCTTTGACTGGGTCGTTCTGCATGTGACGGCCGCCGACGGCGACGGCCTCGCGGCCAGCGCGCGCGAGGCCTTGCGGGTGGCGGCGCGGGGCCTTACCGTCACCTTCTGGAATGCCGCGTCCCTGCCCTGGCTCTGCCGACGCCTGAGCGGCCACAAAACAGTCTGGCCCGAACCGGCCTACTGCTGGTGGGGAATCTGGCGGCTGCTCAAGGCGTTCAAGGCCGGTCGCCTGACCGGCCTGAGCACTCTGGCCGGTCCGATCCGCACCTGGAACAGACAATGCGCCGCCGCGCCCTGCAATGCCTGGCTGCGCGGCCTGCCCGTGGGCGCCTGGGGCGCCATCCGTCTGGATCTGGTGCCGCTCAAACCGGTGACGCCGCTGCCCCTGCGTCTGGGGCGGGGACGTCTGCGCCGCCCCGAGCCGGTACTGGAATGCGGTCAGAAAAATCTAGTGAGATGTCACGCCTCACCTGTCGGTTCGGCGTGA
- a CDS encoding MiaB/RimO family radical SAM methylthiotransferase, producing MPAWKFFIATFGCKVNQYESQSLREAWQKLGGEECDVPGEADVLCVNSCAITAKGERDARNAVFRLRREAPAARLILTGCAARLFTEFRPRPGAAWAEPDLLVPQEDKSRLLRGPWPEGNAPGLPAAESIRAEAPANFPPFRISSFRRARPVLKVQDGCAHRCTYCIVPLTRGRPRSRAPQEVLDEARRLLRAGHAELMLSGVNLRQYGRDVPDYGDFWDLLRFLDGHLAPEFADRARLRISSLEPSQLDRRGLETLTACRMLCPHLHISLQHASPAVLKRMGRGHYTAGMLEEGVAALAAHWPRMGLGADILVGFPGETDEDLRLLLELVQRLPLSYAHVFPYSRRPGTAAEAFAGHLPQALKLRRAAEVRAAVARRHQDFLRDQLALPRMLVAADILKHATAGADVGMPETDGLSGLCKGVNEFYAPCFFRAPANGTVSPEVLSGLLAARPVRATEKGLLVELMSDFSH from the coding sequence ATGCCTGCCTGGAAATTTTTCATTGCGACCTTCGGCTGCAAGGTCAATCAGTACGAAAGCCAATCCCTGCGCGAAGCCTGGCAAAAGCTGGGCGGCGAGGAGTGCGACGTGCCGGGCGAGGCCGATGTGCTCTGCGTCAACAGTTGCGCCATCACCGCCAAAGGCGAACGCGACGCGCGCAATGCGGTCTTCCGCCTGCGGCGCGAAGCCCCGGCGGCACGCCTGATCCTTACCGGCTGCGCGGCCCGCCTGTTCACGGAGTTCCGCCCCCGGCCCGGCGCGGCCTGGGCCGAACCGGACCTGCTGGTGCCGCAAGAGGACAAGAGCCGCCTGCTGCGCGGCCCCTGGCCGGAGGGGAACGCGCCCGGCCTTCCGGCGGCGGAGAGCATCCGGGCTGAAGCGCCGGCAAATTTCCCTCCCTTCCGGATCAGCAGTTTCCGGCGCGCCCGGCCCGTCCTCAAAGTGCAGGACGGTTGCGCGCACCGCTGCACCTACTGCATCGTGCCGCTCACACGCGGCAGGCCGCGCAGCCGCGCCCCGCAAGAGGTTCTGGATGAAGCCCGCCGTCTGCTGCGCGCCGGGCACGCCGAACTCATGCTTTCCGGCGTCAATCTGCGCCAGTACGGCCGCGACGTGCCGGATTACGGGGATTTCTGGGATCTGCTGCGCTTTCTGGACGGACATCTGGCCCCGGAATTCGCGGACCGGGCCCGCTTGCGGATCAGCTCCCTGGAACCTTCGCAGTTGGACCGGCGCGGCCTGGAAACCCTGACGGCCTGCCGCATGCTCTGCCCGCATCTGCACATCTCGCTCCAGCACGCCAGTCCGGCGGTGCTCAAACGCATGGGGCGCGGCCACTACACGGCGGGCATGCTGGAAGAAGGCGTGGCCGCCCTGGCGGCCCACTGGCCGCGCATGGGTCTGGGCGCGGACATTCTGGTGGGTTTTCCCGGCGAAACAGACGAGGATTTGAGACTGTTGCTGGAACTGGTCCAGCGCCTGCCCTTGAGCTACGCTCACGTCTTCCCCTACTCACGGAGGCCTGGCACGGCGGCGGAGGCCTTTGCCGGGCATTTGCCCCAGGCCCTCAAACTCCGACGCGCGGCCGAGGTGCGCGCGGCCGTGGCGCGTCGCCACCAGGACTTTCTGCGCGACCAGCTCGCCCTGCCGCGCATGTTGGTGGCCGCCGACATTCTGAAACACGCCACGGCGGGAGCGGATGTCGGAATGCCGGAAACCGACGGCCTCAGCGGCCTGTGCAAGGGCGTCAACGAGTTTTACGCCCCCTGCTTTTTCCGGGCTCCGGCAAACGGAACGGTCAGTCCCGAGGTCCTCTCCGGCCTGCTGGCCGCGCGGCCCGTGCGGGCCACGGAAAAAGGCCTGCTGGTGGAACTGATGTCTGATTTTTCACATTAG